ATGTGGCGGATTATTTAGCCAGTAAGGGGATTCCCTTCCGAGAAGCTTATAATTTAGTCGGGAAAGTCGTTAAAAGCAGTTTGGCAGCGGGTAAGTTATTAAAAGATTTAACCCTGACTGAATGGCAAGAATTACATCCAGCTTTTGAGGCCGATATCTACGACGCGATCGCTCCTCGTCAGGTGGTAGCGGCCCGTAATAGCTATGGTGGCACAGGTTTTGAACAAGTGCGATCGGCTTTAATTCAGGCTAAAGCCATTCTCAATCATGATTGATATTGTTGGGGGTTGGGGGATAGGTGTTAGGCAATAGGCAATAGGCAAAAGTCCTAACTCCAGCAATCCCGTCCCCTTTTTTTACTTTTTAGCTTTATATATGGGTCGTGTTTGGCATTTTATTAAAAGTGTGATGGGAATTATCTTTCGTCATCCTGTAACTGGGGTGACAATAATTCCCCGGCTTGCTGACGGTAGAATTGTTTTAATCAGACGCAGAGACACCGGCAAATGGGCCCTACCGGGGGGAATGGTCGATTGGGGGGAAGATATTTTTAATACTGCTCAAAGGGAATTAAAAGAGGAAACAGGATTAAATTTAGTCAGTTTAGGGCGTTTAGTCGGGGTTTATTCCTCTTTTGAGCGTGATCCGCGCATTCACTCCATTTCGGTGTTAATTGAAGTGACGGCCGCAGGGAATTTTCAGATCAAAGATACATTAGAAGTTAGCGAGGTGAGAGCTTTTAGCGTCGAAACTTTACCTCTAGGCAATCTCAGTCACGACAATGATCGCCAACTAGAAGATTATCTCAGGGGTGCCACTGTAGTGGCTTGATTTTGTCCTATTTGTCAACAGTTCCCTTAAACGTGACCCCATGCTAGAAATTGTAGCTGGGATTTTGCTGAACAGGTGGTTATTTGGGCCGATGATCGCCGTAATGGTGATTTTGATCAACGCCGGACCAGGACTTGATCGAGAGAAATTAGCAGCCCAGGGAACCGTCGCCCTAGGTTTGGGGTTGCTGCGGGCGGCTTATTTTAACCTGAGTTCGGGATAACGCTATCTTAACCTCAGTTCGGGTTAAGGCTATTTTCTTACTCATTCCACAAAAGAATAGGGTTTACAGCGAACGAGAAAATTAGGGTTTTAGCTTATCCCGAACTCAGGTTAACTACTTATAAACCCCAGAGGCGGTAAACAGTAAACAGTGACCAATCACTAACCACTGATAACTGATAACTGATATGAAGATATAGATAACATTATTAATGGAATTTGCCACCTAGCCAACCATCATGAAATATTTTATAAGTGGCGACCATTAGCCAAAGATAAAGATGATAATTTTTTGATAGATTTAGCCCTTAAATGTCAAGCAATATTTATAATTAGTTACAATCAAAGAGACCTAAAACCAAAAGCATAAAAGCAATAAGGGGGGAACTGACAATTTTTAACACCTAACTAACCTCAGTTCCAGTTAAGGCTATTTTCTTACTCATTCCACAAAAGAATAGGGTTTACAGCGAACGAGAAAATTAGGGTTTTAGCTTATCCCGAACTCAGGTTAACTACTTATAAACCCCAGAGGCGGTAAACAGTAAACAGTGACCAATCACTAACCACTGATAACTGATAACTGATAACTGATAACTGATATAGCGTTTCTCATCAAGATGAAGTATAAGCTAGTCTGATCCTGTCTCCTGACTCCCCAAAACGAAGACTTCGTACCTCACTATTAAGATATAGGGACTAAATTTGTACCTGTCTGAGATGACGACGGGGATCGGTGCTACGCTGAGATTTAATTTTCTCGTATAATTCCCGTTCGATCGCCGTTAATTCTTTGGGAGTATCGATGACAATTTTGACTAATTGATCGCCGCGTTGTCCTTTATTATCGATCCAACCTTTGCCGCGTAAGCGCAGGGATTGGCCGGAACGAATACCGGCGGGAACTTTTACCGTCACCAGGCCATCGGGGGTAGGAACTTCGATCGCTGTGCCTAAAACCGCCTCATCGGGGGTAATCGGGACTTCACAGGTTAAATTATCGCCTTCAAAAGTAAAGAAAGGATGGGGTTCTAATTCCACATCGAGAAATAGATCTCCCCGTTGTTTACTCAAGGGATCGATTAGTCCTTTACCCCGTACCCGGAGACGATTACCGGTTTTGGTTCCTGGGGGGATTTTGATATCGATCATTTCTCCGGCTAAATTAACCCGTTTTTGTACTCCTCGTAAAGCTTCCCCAAAACTCAGACGCAGTTTAGCGGTGGAGATGCCAGAAGTGACGGATTGCGGTGGAGTACGAGAGCCGGCAAAGTCGTTAAAATTGCTAAAATCGCTAAATCCTCCCCCCGGAGTCCCGTAGGAATGGGAACGGGGGCGAGTACCGCCGGGGCGACCCATGCGACCGAGTAGTTCGTTGATAAAATCATCAAAGGTGCTGTACTGGCTAAAGTCAAAACCGTCCGAACCGAAGTCAACCCCCGGATTACCACCCGGCCAATTTGATCGCCCGGCCTGTTGCCAATATTGTCCAAATTGATCGTATTTTTGGCGTTTTTCGCTATCGGAGAGGACTTCGTAAGCTTCGCTAATTTCTTTAAAACGTTCTTCGGCACTTTTATTGTTAGGATTGCGATCGGGGTGATATTTGACGGCTAATTTGCGAAAAGCTTTTTTAATTTCTTCGGCGCTGGCAGTTTTACCTACTCCCAGAACGGCATAATAATCTTTATAATCTGCGGCAGGCATCGATACGCTATCTCCTTAGCAATGAGGATTCAGTCGGGATATTCCTAATCTAACTTAATTTTATCGCTGATCACTGAAAGGGAAATTGCCGACGACGACGATACCAAGTTCCCACACCTACTAACAGAGCAATAAGGGTAAAAGCCACCATCAGGGGCAATATATCGCCTTTTCCTAAAGATTTCAAGCCCGCACCCATCATAACAAAGGGTAAAATTCCGGGGACAGTGCCTAATAAAGTACCGATGAAATAATCGCGAAAACGGATAGAAGTTAATCCCGCAACAAAGTTAACGATACCGTAGGGAATAATCGGTAATAGACGGATAGCAAACATATAAAATAGGCCGCCTTGCTGCATTTCTGCATCGATCGCTTGCCATTTTCCCTGAAATTTTTTGGCGGTATATTCCCGGCCGATAGTACGGGTAAAAGCAAAGGCAACTATAGCGGCCACCAAAGCGGCGATCGTTGTCCAAACTGTTCCCATAACTACCCCAAAGATCGCCCCACCACTGAGGTTTAAGGGGGTAGAAGGCAGGATTAAAATTGTCCCGATCGTATAGAGAATAATATACAAAATGGGGGCCATAATTCCCATTTGTTTTAACCAGATCTGTAATTGTTGGGAGTCGATACCACCGAGCAGATAAACTCCGATCGCCGTGGCGATAATACAAATTACGGTTAGGATAATAACACTACTTTTAGTTTTAGACATTTAACGGCAATTTTGGGCTAAGTTCGGGTTGCAAAACATAAGATGCAGCCGGGGTCAATATTTCCCTATTGCCAAAAATATAGCAGAAATCGGCATAGGATCGATCTCGATCTCAATATTAGCCAGCTGCCCGATCGGTCCCCAAATTACCACCGATATCGGTGTGGGTAGTTCAGTTAATCTCCTCGCAAACCACGATCGAAAAACCATTGACTTTATAGTTATCGGCAATTACTGTCCCTTGATCCACAGACCAACAATTATAATCGGTTTCCGCCCAAGCGGCCGTGTCAATAATTCTTACCCAACGATAATTATTGGATGGGGAGGGAAGACGAAAATCCACCGGCAGATGATACATATTAATTAACACCAAAAAATCGTGATCACCGACGGCACTACCATCAATTAAAAACCAAATACAGCGATCATCGGCAGTTAAATCGCTAACCCCATCGGGTTTCTTAAATAAATAGGTGACATCATTACCCGCATCGAGAACCAGATCGCCGTAGCGGCACTGTTTAAGTGCTATATGATTGTTTCTTAAGTGAGCAATATAAGCGGCAAAAATAAATAAAGGATTGCGTTCTTCTTGATTAGTTCCCGTGCCAAAATTATTGTGATAAGCTTCCCGATAACCCGTGGGCAGTAGATGGGGTGAACGGGTGGCAATCATATCATAATTATTCCAAGTGGCCACACTATCAATATTGTAGGGATTATTATTACCATTTTGGCTGCGGCCAAATTCATCGCCCCAGACAGTCATCGGCACACCGCGAGACAAAAATTGAATCGTCCAAAAGTTGCGTAATCTTTGGCGACGTAAGGCCTGATCGCCCCCAGAATCCCAAGAATCGTTATTATTATTGCCGCCATCGGAAGGACCAAAGGGCCAGGGAGTGAGGTTATTTTTATGGTTATAACTGACCAAATCCATCAGGGTAAAACCATCGTGGGCAACAATAAAATCGATCGATTTTTGTGGTCCGCCTTGGTCGTTAAAATTGTGATAA
This portion of the Microcystis aeruginosa NIES-2549 genome encodes:
- a CDS encoding NUDIX hydrolase, whose translation is MGRVWHFIKSVMGIIFRHPVTGVTIIPRLADGRIVLIRRRDTGKWALPGGMVDWGEDIFNTAQRELKEETGLNLVSLGRLVGVYSSFERDPRIHSISVLIEVTAAGNFQIKDTLEVSEVRAFSVETLPLGNLSHDNDRQLEDYLRGATVVA
- a CDS encoding DnaJ C-terminal domain-containing protein, which codes for MPAADYKDYYAVLGVGKTASAEEIKKAFRKLAVKYHPDRNPNNKSAEERFKEISEAYEVLSDSEKRQKYDQFGQYWQQAGRSNWPGGNPGVDFGSDGFDFSQYSTFDDFINELLGRMGRPGGTRPRSHSYGTPGGGFSDFSNFNDFAGSRTPPQSVTSGISTAKLRLSFGEALRGVQKRVNLAGEMIDIKIPPGTKTGNRLRVRGKGLIDPLSKQRGDLFLDVELEPHPFFTFEGDNLTCEVPITPDEAVLGTAIEVPTPDGLVTVKVPAGIRSGQSLRLRGKGWIDNKGQRGDQLVKIVIDTPKELTAIERELYEKIKSQRSTDPRRHLRQVQI
- a CDS encoding TVP38/TMEM64 family protein, with the translated sequence MSKTKSSVIILTVICIIATAIGVYLLGGIDSQQLQIWLKQMGIMAPILYIILYTIGTILILPSTPLNLSGGAIFGVVMGTVWTTIAALVAAIVAFAFTRTIGREYTAKKFQGKWQAIDAEMQQGGLFYMFAIRLLPIIPYGIVNFVAGLTSIRFRDYFIGTLLGTVPGILPFVMMGAGLKSLGKGDILPLMVAFTLIALLVGVGTWYRRRRQFPFQ